GGCGGTGGTCCGCTCCGACGGGGTCGGCTCGATCGGCACGACCAGATGCAGCCCCTTGGAGCCGCTGGTCTTGGCGAAGACCTCCAGGCCGTCGGCGGCCAGCCGCTCGTGCAGCCACTGCGCCGCGACGCAGCACTCGACGACGGTGGCGGGGTCGCCGGGGTCCAGATCGAGGACGAGGCGGTCGGCGGTGCCCGGCGTGCGGCAGGTCCACTGCGGGGTGTGCAGTTCGACGACGAGGTTCGCGGCCCAGACGAGTGACGGCAGGTCCTGGAGCAGGGCCTGCCGGGTGGGCCCGGACGTCGAATGGGGGACCTCGCAGGTCTTCACCCAGGAGGGCGTGCCGGGCGGCACGTTCTTGGTGAAGAAGCGCTGGCCGTCGGGCCCGTCGGGGTAGCGCAGGAAGGACAGCGGCCGGTCGTGGAGGTGCGCGAGCAGCGGCTCCGCGGTGGTGGTGCAGTAGTGGACCACCTCACCCTTGGTGGTGCCGGTCTCGGGATAAAGGACCTTGTCGAGGTTGGTCAGCGGAAGGCGCCGCCCCTCCACGACGGTGATCGGCGACATACGATGAGAATCCCACACAAGGGATGAAATATGCGTTCTATATGGAATGGGTCAATTTCCTTCGGCCTGGTCACCATCCCCGTGAAGACCTACAGCGCCACCGAGCGCACCTCGTCGGTCTCCTTCCTGCGCATCCACGAGAAGGACGGCGCGCCGATCCAGTACCGGAAGATGTGCGAGCTGGACGGCAAGGAGGTGCCGAACGAGGAGGTCGGAAAGGGCTATCAGCCGCCGGGGGACGACACCGTCGTGCCGGTCACCGACGACGAGTTGTCACGGCTGCCGGTGCCCGCCGGCAAGACGCTGACGATTCTGTCGTTCGTCGACCCCTCGGAGATCGACCCGCTCCAGATGGACAAGGCGTACTACCTGGGGCCCAACGGGGCGTCGGCCGCCAAGCCGTATGCGCTGCTGCGGGAGGCGCTGGAGCACCACCGGAAGGTGGCGCTCGGCAAGGTCGCGATGCGCGGCCGGGAGTCGCTGGCGATGCTGCGGGCGCACAACGGGGCGATCGTGATGCACCAGCTGCTGTGGCCGGATCAGGTCCGCCCCGCCCCCGACGTCGTGCCCGAGAAGGTCAAGCTGCGCGAGAACGAGATGGCGCTGGCCGAGACGCTGATGGACTCCCTGGGCGAGCTGGACCCGGCGGAACTCCACGACGACTACCGGGAGGCCGTCGAGGAGCTGGCGGCCGCCAAGCTGGAGGGCGAGGAACCGGTGGTCCCCGCACCGAGCGGGTCCGACGCCCGGGTCATCGATCTGACCGCGGCCCTGGAGAAGAGCGTGCGCGCGGCCCGGTCCGGCCGCGGGGAGGGCGCGGAGTCGGCGTCGGTGACGCCCATACGGGGTCGGACGGCGGCGAAGAAGGCCACGGAGAAGAAGCCCGCGGCCGGGAAGCCCGCGGCGAAGGACGGCGCGAAGAAATCCACCGCGCGGACCTCGTCGAAGAAAACCGCGGGGACCACGGCGAAGAGCGCGCGGAAGACCACGGAGAAGAGCACCGCCGGAAAGGCCGCGACCGGGAAAGCCACCGCCAAGAAGGCCACGGCCAAGAAGACCGCGGCCGGGAAGTCGCGGGCGAAGAAGTCCGGCTGACCGTCCGCCGCCCCCTCCCCCGTTCGTTCTAGAGTCTGGGTATGGCTTCAGACGAGGGGACCACCCGCATCGACAGCTGGATCTGGTCCGTACGGCTCACCAAGACCCGTTCGCTGGCCGCGGCGGCCTGTCGCGCCGGGCACGTACGGGTCAACGGGGAGCGGGTGAAGCCGGCCCACGCCGTGCGCAACGGCGACGAGGTGCGGCTGCGGCACGCCGGGCGGGAGCGGATCGTGGTGGTCTCGCGGCTGGTGCGCAAGCGGGTCGGCGCGGCCGTCGCCGCCGAGTGCTTCGTCGACAATTCTCCGCCGGTCCCGCCGCGCGAGGAGCAGCCGCTGATCGCCCACCGCGACCGCGGCACCGGCCGGCCCACCAAGCGCGACCGGCGCGAGATCGACCAGCTGCGGCGCGGGTGAGCGCCGGCCGGTGAGCGGACCGGCTCAGGCGTCGGGCAGCGCGTCCAGATAGACCCACTCGCCGCCCTCGCGGACGAAGCGGCTGTGCTCGTACTGGCTGCCGGCGACTCCGTGCAGGCTGTAGTGCGCCCGGAACTCCACGGTGCCCTCGGTGTGGAAGGCGGTGCCGCTGGTCGTTCCGAGGATGTCCAGGCCGGTCCAGCGCTGCGCCGGTTCGAGGTCGAGGGTGGCGGGGCGGGTCGTCGGGTGCCAGGTGCGGCGGAGGTACGCGGCGTCGCCGACGGCGAAGGCGCTGTAGCGCGAGCGCATCAGCCGCTCCGCGGTCGGGGCGGTGGCGCGGCCCTCGTGGAAGGTGGCGCAGCAGTCGCGGTAGGTCTCCGGACGGCCGCAGGGGCAGGGCGCGGCGGGGGCGAGGGTGGCGGGGCGGCGCGGCGCGTCCGACAGACCCGCGAGCGGCTTCTTCTTCGGCTTGGACACCCGACGATTGTGCCGGTCCGCCGGGCGCGGTCGCGACACGCCGGTGACGCGCAGGAGCGACACGCCGGAGGGACACGCCGTAAGGCTGCGCCCATATAGGGAATTTCAATGACAAATCACTCGTTTGCGGCTTTTTGTGGCTTGATCCGGGCGGCGAGGCTGGAAGAACTCATGGTGACCGTCCCCACCCTCCAGGAGAGAGCCCCCCATGATTCTGTCCATTTCCGGCGTCGTCCTGCTCGGTGTCATCGTCTTCCTCTTCTTCCGGAAAGACGGCCTCAAGTTGTCCCACGCGCTGATCTCCGCGCTCTTCGGGTTCTATCTCGCCAGTTCCGCCATCGCGCCCAGCATCAAGGCCGGCGGGGCGAGCCTGGCGAGCCTCCTCGGCGGCATCAAGCTCTAGAGGTGGCCCGCACGCCCTCCTCCGGCGGGCCCGCACGGGTCCCGCCCGAACGGGCCGCCCCAGGCCCCGTCCGGGCGGCTCCGTGTGCCGCCCGTCCCGGCTCGGCGCCCACACCGAGCCCGCAAGTCCCACCGCACGAGCAACAGGAGGAGATGTGGCCCGCCGCCCTCTGCCCCGCATCCTGACCGACAGCGCACCGCTGGCCCGTATGGCCAACTTCGCGTCGCTGGCGCGCGGTCGCGAGTTCGCGCGCACCGCCGCCGACAGCGCCTCCGACGTGTTCCACCCCCTGATCACCATCGGCCGGGGGCTGCGCCGGCTGGCGGTGGCGGCCCGGGGGCGGTGGGACGCCACGCCCAAGGAGAGCCGCGGTCCGCTGCTGTTCTTCATCGGCGCCTGTGTGCTGGTGGTGGCCCTGGTGCCGTACGGGCCGCTGCTCGCCCTGATCGCCGTGATGGCGGCGGGAGCCTGGGCGGGGCGGGAGCGCACCCCGGTGGTGACCGGCCCCAGCGAGGCGGAGACCGAGCGACTGCGGGCGCTGTACGAGGCGCTGGTGCCGTACCTCTCCGCCGAGGGCGACCCCGCCCCGCTGTACACGCACGGCGGCGACTGGGAGCGGGTCTTCGGCGCGTACGCCTTCGACGACAACGGGCGGCTGGAGCGGCTGCAGCTGAAGTACCCGGCGTACTTCACCGACGGTGAGGACCGGTCCCGGGCCCGTATCGAGCAGGTCCTGTACGCCAAGGCCGGCCGCGGCCGCGAGTACCACTTCGCCTGGGACGAGCTGGCCAATCAGCTGACCGTGACGGTCCTGGGGGCGCTGCCCGCCGATATCGCCGCCCAGCGCTTCGTCACCTCGCCGGGCGAGACGGTGCTCGGCTTCACCGATCCGGACTCCGTCCAGCGGACGCTGCCGGTCGACGGTGCGGACGGCACCCGGGACGCCCCGCCGGTGGTCTGGCGTACCGGCCCCCGCTCCACCGAGCCGCATCTGCTCGCCCTGGGGCAGTCGGGCAGCGGCACCACGACCCTGCTGCGCTCGATCGCGTTGCAGGCGCTGGCCCACGGCGACGTGCTGGCCGTCGACGGCACCGGCACCGGCGAGTTCGGGTGTCTGGTCGGGCGCCGCGGTGTGCTGGCGGTGGAGAGCGGGCTGGCGGGGGCGCTGGCGGCGCTGGAATGGGCCTCGCAGGAGACCGAGCGGCGGCTGGTCGCGGCGAACCGGGCGCGGCAGTCCGGCCGGCCGGTGCCGGACGACACCCGGCGCCCGCTGTGGATCGTCGTGGACCGCCCGACCGCGCTGTCCCACCTCGCGGCGGCGGAGGGCCGGGACGATCCGCAGCGGTGGCTGCAGGTGCCGCTGCGGCACGGCCGGGCGGCCCAGGTGACGGTGGTCGTGGCCGATCAGTTCGAGAGCGCCGACCTGCTGAGCGATCCGGTACGGGCGCACACCAAGGCGCGGGTGGTGCTCGGCACCGCCACGGCGGAGGAGGTACGGGCGGTGCTCGGAGCGCCGCCGCACACCACGCCGACCGCGAGCGTGCCGCCGGGGCGGGGCTACGCGCGGCTGGGCAGCGGGCCCGTCCTGCGGGTCCAGGTGCCGGCCACGCCCGACCCCTTCGACGACGCGACGAGCGAGGCGCACCGGGAAGCCGTCCTGGCGCTGCTGCCGGAGCGCACGGCCCCGGACGACACCGAGTCCCTGGCCACCGTGGACGGCGGCTCCGCACCCTCCGACCCGGCACGGGCGAACGGGGCGGACGGCGCGGACGGGGTGGACGAGGCGGAGCCGTCGGCGGCCGAACCGGTCGGAGCGGCCGCGCGGGTGTCCATCGTCAAGGGCGGCGACGCCCGCACGGTCACGGGCGGCTCGCGGGAGGCCCTGAGCGCGGACCGCTGACGGGCGGGGCGTACGGGCCGGACCGGCCGGTCCCTACCGCCCCGCCCTATCGCTCCGCCCCGCCCCTCCGGGCGCTCCTCAGGCGACGAAGCTGTGCCGCGGTTCGGCGGCCTCCATCGGCGCGCCCGTCGCGACCAGCCGCGCGGCGCCGGCCAGCCGGACCGCGGCCTCGTCGGCGACCGCCCCGCTGACCGTGAACGGCAGCCGTACGAAGCCCTCGAAGGCGCCGTCGACGCCGAACCGGGGGCCGGAGGGCACCCGCACCCCGAGCCGCTCGCCCGCCTCGGCGATCCGGGAGCCGGAGAGGCCGCCCGTACGTGCCCAGAGGGTGAGCCCGCCGCGCGGCACGCTGTACTCCCAGTCGGGGAGGTGCCGTTGCAGGGCTTCGACGATCGCATCGCGGTTCTCGCGGGCCTGGTCGCGGCGGATGCCGATGGCCTGCTCCCAGCCGCCGCCCTCCAGCAGCGAGGCGATGGCGAGCTGTTCGAGGACCGGTGAGCCCAGGTCGGAGTAGGCGCGGGCGGCCACCAGGCTGCGGATGATGTCGGGTGCGGCGCGCACCCAGCCGATCCGCATCCCGGCCCAGAACGCCTTGCTGGCCGAGCCGACGGTGATCACCGCGCTGCCGGCGGGGTCGAACGCGCAGACCGGACGGGGCGGTTCGGTGTCCTCGTCGAGCTGGAGCTCGGTCATGGTCTCGTCGACGACCAGCAGGGTGCCGGCCGATCGCGCGGCGTCGACGAGCCGGCGGCGCTGGTCCTCGGTGGCGAGCGTGCCGGTGGGGTTGTGGAAGTCGGCGACGACGTACGCCATGCGCGGCGCGGCATCACGCATCACCTGGCGCCAGGCGGGGATGTCCCAGCCGGACAGCCGCTCCCCGAGGGCGACCGGGACCAGCCGGGCGCCGGCGTCCCGCATCAGCTGGAGGATGTTGGCGTACGAGGGCGAGTCGACGGCCACCCGCTCACCGGGGCTCGTACAGAGGCGGCAGATCGCCGCGACGGCACCCATCGCGCCGGTGGTCACCATGATCTGTTCGGGCATGGTGGGGATGCCGCGGGCGGTGTAGCGGTCGGCCAGGGCCTGGCGCAGCACGGGCAGACCGGCCGGGTAGTCGCCGTGGGTGTGGGCGTAGAGCGGGAGGTCGGCCATGGCGCCCTGGACGGCGCGGGTGAGCCAGGGCTCGGGCGCCGGGAGGGCGGCGCAGCCGAGGTCGATCATGGAACCGGCGGCCTCCGGGGGCAGCGGTTCCAGACCGCGGGTGGGCAGCGGGTTGCCGGCCGGAACGGCGGTCCAACTGCCGGAGCCGCGCCGGGACTCCAGGAAGCCCTCGGCACGCAGCGCTTCGTAGGCAGCGGCGACGGTGGTGCGGCTGACGCCGAAGGCGGCGGCCAGCTCCCGTTCGGCGGGCAGCCGGGCGGCGACCGGTATCCGGCCTTCCAACACGAGCAGGCGGACACCGTCGGCGAGACTGCGGTAGGCGGGCAACCGGCGTCCGCCGACGGCGAGTTGGGCATCGCGCGGGTCCTGCGACCGGAGCAGCCGGGCCAGCTGGGGCGCCCCCACCGCCGAAGTCCACTGAGCCATGAAGATCAGTCCACCTTCCCGGAATTGGCTCTACTTCCCGAGCCCCGACACGCCACATGGTGTCACGCGTCGGTCCAATCCTGCCAGGAGGGGGAATTTTTGTGTCCATAACGAAAGAAGCCGGTCCGCGGAGGGGCCTGCTGCCGCGCCGGCTGATCCAGCTCTACACGGGGCTGACCCTGTACGGCGTGAGCATGGGCCTGATGGTCCGCGCCGGCCTGGGCCTGGAGCCCTGGAGCGTACTGAACCAGGGCATATCCCGACACACGGGACTGTCGATCGGCACCGTCACCATCGTGTCCGGCGCGCTGATCCTGCTGCTGTGGATCCCGCTGCGCCAGCGCCCCGGCCTGGGGACCGTCTCGAACGTGGTGATCCTCGGCCTCGTGATGGACCTGACCATCTCCCTGGTGCCCGAGCTGCACGCGCTCGGCGCCCGCATCCCGCTGCTGGCGTTCGCCGTCCTCCTCAACGGCGCCGCGACCGGTCTGTACATCTCCGCCCGCTTCGGCCCCGGGCCGCGCGACGGCCTGATGACCGGGCTGCACCTGCGGACCGGCCGCCCGGTGCGACTGGTCCGCACCTGCATCGAGGTCACGGTGCTCGCGGCCGGCTTCCTGCTCGGCGGCTCGGTCGGAGCCGGCACGGTGGTCTACGCCCTGGCCATCGGACCGCTGGCACAGCTCTTCCTGCGGCTCTTCGCGATCAAGGGATTGCCCGAGCAGCCGTCGCGGGTGGTGGCCCGCCACGTCACTTCACCTGAGCGCGCCATACTGCCGGAGTGACCCCCGCGATACGCCTCCGCCACGCCTACCTCGACCACCCCGCGCCGCTCCCCTTCGCCCACCGCGGCGGGGCCGCGGAAGGGCTGGAGAACACCGCCGCCGCCTTCCGCCGCGCGGTCGGACTCGGCTACCGCTACCTGGAGACCGATGTGCACGCCACGTCGGACGGCCGGCTCGTCGCCTTCCACGACGCGACGCTCGACCGCGTCACCGACGCCCGGGGCGCGATCGGGCGGCTCCCCTGGCGCGCGGTGCGCCGGGCCCGGGTCGGCGGCCGGGAGCCACTGCCGCTGTTCGAGGACCTGCTGGAGGAGTTCCCCGAGGCCCGCTGGAACGTCGACCTCAAGGCGGAGGCCGCGCTCGGTCCGCTGCTCGACCTGCTGGGCCGCACCGGCGCCTGGGACCGGGTCTGCGTGGGCTCCTTCTCGGAGGCCCGGGTGGCGCGGGCGCAGCGGCTGGCCGGCGGCCGGATGGCCAGCTCGCTCGGCACCCGCGGCGTCGCTGGCCTGCGGCTGCGCTCGTACGGCCGCGGGGTGCTGCCGCTGGACCGGCTGCTGGGTGCGGCGGTGCGGCGCAGCGCGGTGTGCGTCCAGGTCCCCGAGGCGCAGTCCGGCATCCCGGTGGTCGATCCGCTGTTCCTGCGCGCCGCGCACGCGCTGGGCATGCAGGTCCACGTCTGGACGATCAACGACGCGGATCGGATGACCGCCCTGTTGGACCTCGGCGTGGATGGCATCATGACCGACCACATAGAGACGCTGCGCACGGTGCTGACCGAGCGGGGGTGCTGGGTCCCGGGCACGTGACGTCCACGGGCGCCGCCCCGTCGCCCGTCCGCTGCGGGGAACGGGTACGGGAAGGCGGGGGTGGGCGTGCAGAGCACGGAGGCCGTGACCGGGGTCGTCGAGGAGACGGCCGCCCGGCGCCGCGAGCAACGCGGCTGGTACTGGTACGACTGGGCGAACAGCGTCTACTCGACAAGCGTGCTGACGGTGTTCCTCGGGCCGTACCTGACATCGGTGGCGAAGGCCGCGGCGGACGCGGACGGCTTTGTGCATCCCCTGGGCATCCCGGTGCGGGCCGGTTCCTTCTACGCCTACGCGGTGTCGGCCTCGCTGGTGCTGTCCGTCCTGGCGATGCCGCTCGCCGGGGCGCTGGCCGACCGGACCGGCCGCAAGAAGCCGCTGATGGGCTGCTGCGCGTATCTGGGCGCGGGGGCGACGACGGGGATGTTCTTCCTGGCCGGTGAGCGCTATCTGCTGGGCGGGGCGCTGCTGATCGTCGCGAATGTCTCGTTCGTGGTGTCGACGATGCTCTACAACTCCTTCCTGCCGCAGATCGCCGAGCCGGAGGAGCGCGACGCGGTCTCCTCCCGCGGCTGGGCCTTCGGCTACGCGGCCGGGGCGCTGGTACTCGTCGCCGACCTGGCGCTCTACGGCGCGCACGACTCC
The sequence above is a segment of the Streptomyces lydicus genome. Coding sequences within it:
- a CDS encoding YchJ family protein produces the protein MSKPKKKPLAGLSDAPRRPATLAPAAPCPCGRPETYRDCCATFHEGRATAPTAERLMRSRYSAFAVGDAAYLRRTWHPTTRPATLDLEPAQRWTGLDILGTTSGTAFHTEGTVEFRAHYSLHGVAGSQYEHSRFVREGGEWVYLDALPDA
- a CDS encoding Ku protein is translated as MRSIWNGSISFGLVTIPVKTYSATERTSSVSFLRIHEKDGAPIQYRKMCELDGKEVPNEEVGKGYQPPGDDTVVPVTDDELSRLPVPAGKTLTILSFVDPSEIDPLQMDKAYYLGPNGASAAKPYALLREALEHHRKVALGKVAMRGRESLAMLRAHNGAIVMHQLLWPDQVRPAPDVVPEKVKLRENEMALAETLMDSLGELDPAELHDDYREAVEELAAAKLEGEEPVVPAPSGSDARVIDLTAALEKSVRAARSGRGEGAESASVTPIRGRTAAKKATEKKPAAGKPAAKDGAKKSTARTSSKKTAGTTAKSARKTTEKSTAGKAATGKATAKKATAKKTAAGKSRAKKSG
- a CDS encoding glycerophosphodiester phosphodiesterase, whose product is MTPAIRLRHAYLDHPAPLPFAHRGGAAEGLENTAAAFRRAVGLGYRYLETDVHATSDGRLVAFHDATLDRVTDARGAIGRLPWRAVRRARVGGREPLPLFEDLLEEFPEARWNVDLKAEAALGPLLDLLGRTGAWDRVCVGSFSEARVARAQRLAGGRMASSLGTRGVAGLRLRSYGRGVLPLDRLLGAAVRRSAVCVQVPEAQSGIPVVDPLFLRAAHALGMQVHVWTINDADRMTALLDLGVDGIMTDHIETLRTVLTERGCWVPGT
- the ligD gene encoding non-homologous end-joining DNA ligase — its product is MSPITVVEGRRLPLTNLDKVLYPETGTTKGEVVHYCTTTAEPLLAHLHDRPLSFLRYPDGPDGQRFFTKNVPPGTPSWVKTCEVPHSTSGPTRQALLQDLPSLVWAANLVVELHTPQWTCRTPGTADRLVLDLDPGDPATVVECCVAAQWLHERLAADGLEVFAKTSGSKGLHLVVPIEPTPSERTTAYARTLAVEAARALPDLVVHKMAKALRPGKVFIDFSQNAAAKTTAVAYTLRARATPTVSAPVTWDEIADCDDPEQLSFLFGEIGPRIERYGDLHAPLLDPDRARPLP
- a CDS encoding RNA-binding S4 domain-containing protein; the encoded protein is MASDEGTTRIDSWIWSVRLTKTRSLAAAACRAGHVRVNGERVKPAHAVRNGDEVRLRHAGRERIVVVSRLVRKRVGAAVAAECFVDNSPPVPPREEQPLIAHRDRGTGRPTKRDRREIDQLRRG
- a CDS encoding PLP-dependent aminotransferase family protein yields the protein MAQWTSAVGAPQLARLLRSQDPRDAQLAVGGRRLPAYRSLADGVRLLVLEGRIPVAARLPAERELAAAFGVSRTTVAAAYEALRAEGFLESRRGSGSWTAVPAGNPLPTRGLEPLPPEAAGSMIDLGCAALPAPEPWLTRAVQGAMADLPLYAHTHGDYPAGLPVLRQALADRYTARGIPTMPEQIMVTTGAMGAVAAICRLCTSPGERVAVDSPSYANILQLMRDAGARLVPVALGERLSGWDIPAWRQVMRDAAPRMAYVVADFHNPTGTLATEDQRRRLVDAARSAGTLLVVDETMTELQLDEDTEPPRPVCAFDPAGSAVITVGSASKAFWAGMRIGWVRAAPDIIRSLVAARAYSDLGSPVLEQLAIASLLEGGGWEQAIGIRRDQARENRDAIVEALQRHLPDWEYSVPRGGLTLWARTGGLSGSRIAEAGERLGVRVPSGPRFGVDGAFEGFVRLPFTVSGAVADEAAVRLAGAARLVATGAPMEAAEPRHSFVA
- a CDS encoding YczE/YyaS/YitT family protein codes for the protein MSITKEAGPRRGLLPRRLIQLYTGLTLYGVSMGLMVRAGLGLEPWSVLNQGISRHTGLSIGTVTIVSGALILLLWIPLRQRPGLGTVSNVVILGLVMDLTISLVPELHALGARIPLLAFAVLLNGAATGLYISARFGPGPRDGLMTGLHLRTGRPVRLVRTCIEVTVLAAGFLLGGSVGAGTVVYALAIGPLAQLFLRLFAIKGLPEQPSRVVARHVTSPERAILPE